One window from the genome of Brachionichthys hirsutus isolate HB-005 unplaced genomic scaffold, CSIRO-AGI_Bhir_v1 contig_256, whole genome shotgun sequence encodes:
- the LOC137917274 gene encoding mothers against decapentaplegic homolog 1-like: MNVTSLFSFTSPAVKRLLGWKQGDEEEKWAEKAVDALVKKLKKKKGAMEELERALSCPGQPSNCVTIPRSLDGRLQVSHRKGLPHVIYCRVWRWPDLQSHHELKALECCEFPFGSKQKDVCINPYHYKRVDSPVLPPVLVPRNSEFNAKHTMLPRFRNSLQQNEPHMPQNATFPESFPQANTMPPNFPHSPGNSYPSSPGSGSSATFPHSPSSSDPGSPFQMPETPPPAYMPPEEQMTQDCPQPMDTNLMAPSLPLETINRP, from the exons ATGAACGTCACCTCGCTCTTCTCCTTCACCAGCCCGGCAGTCAAACGGCTGCTGGGCTGGAAGCAGGGAGACGAGGAAGAGAAATGGGCGGAGAAGGCCGTGGATGCTCTGGTTAAGAAactgaaaaagaagaagggagccatggaggagctggagcgggCCCTGAGCTGCCCGGGCCAGCCCAGTAACTGTGTTACCATCCCCCGCTCCCTGGATGGGCGGCTGCAGGTGTCCCACAGGAAGGGCCTGCCGCACGTCATCTACTGCCGGGTGTGGCGCTGGCCTGACCTGCAGTCCCACCACGAGCTGAAGGCCCTGGAGTGCTGCGAGTTCCCCTTCGGCTCCAAGCAGAAGGACGTGTGCATCAACCCCTACCACTACAAACGGGTGGACAgcccag TGCTGCCCCCTGTGTTGGTACCGAGGAACAGCGAGTTCAACGCCAAGCACACGATGCTGCCTCGCTTCAGAAACTCCCTGCAACAGAACGAACCGCACATGCCGCAGAACGCCACCTTCCCAGAATCCTTCCCCCAGGCCAACACGATGCCCCCCAACTTCCCCCATTCGCCGGGAAACAGCTACCCCAGCTCTCCGGGAAGCGGCAGCAGCGCGACCTTCCCCCACTCGCCATCCAGCTCAGACCCCGGCAGTCCGTTCCAGATGCCTG agactccgcctcctgcctaCATGCCCCCGGAGGAGCAGATGACTCAGGATTGCCCCCAACCGATGGACACCAACCTCATGGCCCCATCCTTGCCTCTAGAGACTATCAACCGGCCAG